One Actinomadura viridis genomic region harbors:
- a CDS encoding dihydrolipoamide acetyltransferase family protein, producing the protein MSELKQFKLPDVGEGLTEAEIVKWHVAPGDEVEINQTIVEIETAKAIVELPCPFEGVVAELLVDEGVTVDVGVPIISVREGAEAAEGAEGTSEAAEAPAQPEALKDDMVPVPEEPGMVAPEEPKRQPVLVGYGVKPGATKRRARKGTNGSGPATAPPAAAVAPPAAPPAPAAPAVPPARPQPGENGLPLAKPPVRKLAKDLGVDLTTVNGSGPKGSITREDVYAAREAVVAPDRAAPAPAARESGPDEERIPVKGVRKSTAAAMVNSAFTAPHVTEFLQVDVTATMDAVARLRTLPEFAEVKVSPLLLVAKALLIAVARNPMINSTWAEGPSGAEIVVRHRVNLGIAAATDRGLIVPNIKDAHALPLPALAAALTDLAATARAGRASLADLSDGTITISNVGVFGVDTGTPILMPGEAAIMAVGQIRDMPWVHEGELAIRKVTTLSLSFDHRIVDGELGSRVLRDVGDMLEDPLRMLAWH; encoded by the coding sequence ATGAGCGAGCTGAAGCAGTTCAAGCTGCCGGACGTGGGCGAGGGCCTGACCGAGGCCGAGATCGTCAAGTGGCATGTCGCGCCGGGCGACGAGGTCGAGATCAACCAGACCATCGTGGAGATCGAGACCGCGAAGGCCATCGTGGAGCTGCCCTGCCCGTTCGAGGGCGTGGTGGCCGAGCTGCTGGTCGACGAGGGCGTCACGGTGGACGTCGGGGTCCCGATCATCTCGGTGCGGGAGGGCGCCGAGGCGGCCGAGGGCGCCGAGGGGACTTCGGAGGCCGCGGAGGCGCCCGCGCAGCCCGAGGCGCTGAAGGACGACATGGTGCCCGTTCCGGAGGAGCCGGGCATGGTCGCGCCGGAGGAGCCCAAGCGGCAGCCGGTGCTCGTCGGCTACGGGGTGAAGCCGGGCGCGACCAAGCGCCGCGCCAGGAAGGGCACCAACGGCAGCGGGCCGGCGACCGCGCCGCCCGCCGCGGCCGTCGCCCCGCCCGCCGCGCCTCCCGCACCGGCCGCACCGGCCGTGCCGCCCGCTCGTCCACAGCCTGGGGAAAACGGGCTGCCCCTGGCCAAGCCGCCCGTCCGCAAGCTGGCCAAGGATCTCGGCGTGGACCTCACCACGGTCAACGGGTCCGGCCCGAAGGGCTCCATCACCCGCGAGGACGTGTACGCCGCGCGGGAGGCCGTGGTCGCCCCGGACCGCGCCGCGCCCGCCCCGGCGGCGCGCGAGAGCGGCCCGGACGAGGAGCGGATCCCGGTGAAGGGGGTCCGCAAGAGCACCGCCGCGGCGATGGTGAACTCGGCGTTCACCGCCCCGCACGTCACCGAGTTCCTCCAGGTGGACGTGACGGCGACGATGGACGCCGTGGCGCGGCTGCGCACGCTGCCCGAGTTCGCCGAGGTCAAGGTGTCGCCGCTGCTGCTGGTGGCGAAGGCGCTGCTGATCGCGGTGGCCCGGAACCCGATGATCAACTCGACCTGGGCGGAGGGCCCGTCCGGGGCGGAGATCGTGGTCCGGCACCGGGTGAACCTCGGCATCGCGGCGGCCACCGACCGGGGGCTGATCGTCCCGAACATCAAGGACGCCCACGCCCTGCCGCTCCCCGCCCTGGCGGCGGCCCTGACCGACCTGGCCGCCACCGCGCGGGCGGGCCGGGCCTCCCTGGCCGACCTGTCGGACGGCACGATCACGATCTCCAACGTGGGCGTGTTCGGGGTGGACACGGGGACGCCGATCCTCATGCCCGGCGAGGCCGCGATCATGGCCGTGGGCCAGATCCGGGATATGCCGTGGGTGCATGAGGGCGAGCTGGCGATCCGCAAGGTCACCACGCTCTCGCTGTCGTTCGACCACCGCATCGTCGACGGCGAGCTGGGCTCGCGGGTGCTGCGCGACGTCGGCGACATGCTGGAGGATCCGCTGCGCATGCTCGCCTGGCACTGA
- a CDS encoding alpha-ketoacid dehydrogenase subunit beta — translation MTEVQAMEAGTATTTYALAKALNAGMRKAMEDDPKVLVMGEDVGRLGGVFRVTDGLQKDFGEERVIDTPLAESGIVGTAIGLALRGYRPVVEIQFDGFVFPAADQIITQLAKMRMRSLGALSLPVVVRIPCGGGIGAVEHHSESPENYFTHTAGLRVVACSNPADAYTMIQQSIASPDPVIFFEPKRRYWEKAPVETDPARWLPLHQARVVNPGEHVTVLAYGPSVKTCLEAASAAADEGRSLEVIDLRSLNPLDIGTVVESVNRTGRCVVVHEAPVFSGYGAELAARVTEKCFYRLEAPVLRVGGPSTPYPPSRLEDHYLPDLDRILDAVDRTFAW, via the coding sequence ATGACCGAGGTCCAGGCGATGGAGGCCGGCACGGCCACGACGACCTACGCGCTCGCCAAGGCGCTGAACGCGGGCATGCGCAAGGCCATGGAGGACGACCCCAAGGTCCTGGTCATGGGCGAGGACGTGGGACGCCTCGGCGGCGTGTTCCGGGTGACCGACGGGCTCCAGAAGGACTTCGGCGAGGAACGGGTGATCGACACCCCGCTGGCCGAGTCCGGGATCGTGGGCACGGCGATCGGGCTGGCGCTGCGCGGCTACCGGCCGGTGGTGGAGATCCAGTTCGACGGGTTCGTGTTCCCCGCGGCCGACCAGATCATCACCCAGCTCGCGAAGATGCGCATGCGGTCGCTGGGCGCGCTGTCGCTGCCGGTGGTGGTGCGCATCCCGTGCGGCGGCGGCATCGGTGCGGTCGAGCACCACAGCGAGTCGCCGGAGAACTACTTCACCCACACCGCCGGGCTGCGGGTGGTGGCCTGCTCCAACCCGGCGGACGCGTACACCATGATCCAGCAGTCGATCGCCTCGCCGGACCCGGTGATCTTCTTCGAGCCCAAGCGCCGCTACTGGGAGAAGGCCCCGGTGGAGACGGACCCGGCGCGCTGGCTCCCGCTGCACCAGGCGCGGGTGGTCAACCCCGGCGAGCACGTGACGGTGCTGGCGTACGGGCCGTCGGTGAAGACGTGCCTGGAGGCGGCGTCGGCGGCGGCCGATGAGGGCCGCTCGCTGGAGGTCATCGACCTGCGCTCGCTCAACCCGCTGGACATCGGCACGGTCGTCGAGTCGGTGAACCGCACGGGCCGCTGCGTCGTCGTCCACGAGGCCCCGGTCTTCAGCGGCTACGGCGCCGAGCTGGCCGCGCGCGTCACCGAGAAGTGCTTCTACCGGCTGGAGGCGCCGGTGCTGCGGGTCGGCGGGCCCTCCACTCCCTACCCGCCGTCCCGGCTGGAGGACCACTACCTGCCCGATCTCGACCGCATCCTGGACGCGGTCGACCGGACGTTCGCGTGGTGA
- the pdhA gene encoding pyruvate dehydrogenase (acetyl-transferring) E1 component subunit alpha, with protein sequence MTIDSVRGAPATPAHAEPDLVQLLTPEGERVEHPDYPLDLSPEEIRGLYRDLVTVRRLDLEAVALTRQGELGIWASLLGQEAAQIGSGRALGDHDMAFPSYREHAVAWCRKVEPLKLLGLFRGVNHGGWDPAEHGFHLYTIVIGSQTLHATGYAMGIQRDGVLGTPSAGATIAYFGDGATSQGDVNESFVFASVFNAPVVFFCQNNQWAISEPLERQSRIPLYKRAQGYGFPGVRVDGNDVLACLAVTRKALEAARTGQGPTLIEAFTYRMGAHTTTDDPTRYRLKTEEEAWKLKDPIERVKAYLVRSDMADQSFFDEIEAEAKAVASDLRKQCLALPDPRPLEMFENVYAERHPLMTEEQEQFAAYLASFEEVSS encoded by the coding sequence ATGACGATCGACTCCGTACGCGGCGCGCCCGCCACCCCCGCGCACGCCGAACCCGACCTCGTCCAGCTGCTCACCCCCGAGGGCGAGCGGGTGGAGCACCCGGACTACCCGCTGGACCTCTCCCCCGAGGAGATCCGCGGTCTCTACCGTGACCTGGTGACCGTCCGCCGGCTGGACCTGGAGGCGGTGGCCCTCACCCGCCAGGGAGAGCTGGGCATCTGGGCCTCGCTGCTCGGCCAGGAGGCCGCGCAGATCGGGTCCGGGCGGGCGCTGGGCGACCACGACATGGCCTTCCCCTCCTACCGCGAGCACGCCGTCGCCTGGTGCCGCAAGGTCGAGCCGCTGAAGCTGCTGGGCCTGTTCCGCGGCGTCAACCACGGCGGGTGGGACCCGGCCGAGCACGGCTTCCACCTCTACACGATCGTGATCGGCAGCCAGACCCTGCACGCGACCGGGTACGCGATGGGGATCCAGCGTGACGGCGTGCTGGGCACCCCGTCGGCCGGAGCGACGATCGCCTACTTCGGGGACGGTGCCACGTCCCAGGGCGACGTGAACGAGTCGTTCGTGTTCGCGTCGGTCTTCAACGCGCCGGTCGTGTTCTTCTGCCAGAACAACCAGTGGGCCATCTCCGAGCCCCTGGAGCGGCAGTCCCGCATCCCGCTCTACAAGCGCGCCCAGGGGTACGGCTTCCCCGGCGTGCGGGTGGACGGCAACGACGTGCTCGCCTGCCTGGCCGTCACCAGGAAGGCCCTGGAGGCCGCCCGTACGGGTCAGGGGCCGACGCTCATCGAGGCGTTCACGTACCGCATGGGCGCGCACACCACCACCGACGACCCCACGCGCTACCGCCTCAAGACGGAGGAGGAGGCGTGGAAGCTGAAGGACCCCATCGAGCGGGTCAAGGCGTACCTGGTCCGCAGTGACATGGCCGACCAGTCCTTCTTCGACGAGATCGAGGCCGAGGCCAAGGCGGTCGCGTCGGACCTGCGCAAGCAGTGCCTCGCCCTGCCGGACCCCCGTCCGCTGGAGATGTTCGAGAACGTCTACGCCGAGCGCCACCCGCTGATGACCGAGGAGCAGGAGCAGTTCGCCGCCTACCTGGCGTCCTTCGAGGAGGTGTCGTCATGA